Within the Rhizobium favelukesii genome, the region CAATTCTGCTTGAAAACAAAACCTAAACGCGAAACCAGCGCAATTGCAAACAGAAGTATTTCCAGCAACCAGAAGTAAGTTTGGCGTGGGTAGCCTGGATCGCGTTGCGCGCCGAAGCTCTCAATGGTTGCGTCGACGAAGCCCGTTTCGTTGAGGCCGAGACCGGCAATGACCTCGCCGCGGGCGTTCACAATGGCAGAAATACCACTGTTGCCGTTGCGAATCAGCGGCAGGCCGGTCTCCACAGCGCGCAACCTGGCCTGCTGAAAGTGCTGGTAGGGCCCGGGTGTCGCACCAAACCACGCATCGTTGGTGACATTGAGGATGGCATTGGCCACGCCGAGGTCGCCGGTCATCTCATCCGGGAAAATGATCTCGTAGCAGACGAGCGGATAGAACTTGATCCCGGTCGGCAACGTCAGCAACTGCCGCGTGGCGGCCGGCGAAAAGCCACCCGGCATCTCCACGACGTTCTGGATACCGAAATCGTCTAGTATGCTTTCGAACGGCACATACTCGCCAAACGGCACGAGATGCACCTTGTCCGCGGCGCCGGCGATCTGCCCACGGCCATCGATGACGTAGATCGAATTGTAGTAACGTGGCGGATTGCCGGGCCCCATGTCCTCGACCCGGACGGCGCCGGCAATCAGGATCTGGTTGTCGTCGAGCGTGTCCGCGATCCGGCTGAGCGCATCCTGGTTGTCGGTCAGGATGAAGGGAATGGACGTCTCCGGCCAGACGATGATGTCGGGCTTGCGACCGCCATCCTTCGGCGGCTCGACGGAGAGTTTCAGGTGCTTCTCGAAGATCGCGGCGCGGTCGGCGTCATTATCCATCTTCGCCGTCTGTTCGATCATCGGCTGAACGAGGCGGATGACCGGGCTCTTGGAGTCCGGCGCCGGCGCAGGCTGTGGGCCAAAGAGGATATAGGCGCCGTAACCGATATGTACTGCGAAAAGCAGGGCTGCCAGTGAGAGGCCGAGCTTCGCGCCCTGGCGGGTGCCGAGGAGCGCGGGAGCCGCGAAGATGAAGACCGAGAGCGAAGTAATGCCCATGATGCCGATGACATGCGCCGATTGCATCATGAGCGGCACGGGCGTCATTCCGTAGCCGACGGCGTTCCAGGGAAAACCGGTGAAAAGTACGCTCCGCAGCCACTCGAGCAATCCGAAGCTCGCGGCAAGCGCCGCAATCCGCCCCATGCCATCGGACCACATGGTGCGCGCCAGGGCGGCAGCAACGCCATAGAAGATGGCGAGCACGGCAGGCAGGCCGAGGATCGCCAGCGGCAGCGCCCAGGCGAAAGCCTCGGCATCGATCATCAAGGCATGGCCAAGCCACCAGAGACCGGCGACGAAATAGCCGAAGCCGAAGAGCCAGCCGACGGCGAAGGAAGGCCACAGCCGGCCGATCAAGCCGCTCTCAGGAGCGGCAGCCGAGCCGTCAATCAGCCAGACGAGCAGCGTGAACGACACGAACATGGCAGCAAAGAAGCCGAATGGAGGCAGGGCCAGAACGCCGAAAGCG harbors:
- the lnt gene encoding apolipoprotein N-acyltransferase; its protein translation is MERLADRVILAWGVKRVALAALAGAFGVLALPPFGFFAAMFVSFTLLVWLIDGSAAAPESGLIGRLWPSFAVGWLFGFGYFVAGLWWLGHALMIDAEAFAWALPLAILGLPAVLAIFYGVAAALARTMWSDGMGRIAALAASFGLLEWLRSVLFTGFPWNAVGYGMTPVPLMMQSAHVIGIMGITSLSVFIFAAPALLGTRQGAKLGLSLAALLFAVHIGYGAYILFGPQPAPAPDSKSPVIRLVQPMIEQTAKMDNDADRAAIFEKHLKLSVEPPKDGGRKPDIIVWPETSIPFILTDNQDALSRIADTLDDNQILIAGAVRVEDMGPGNPPRYYNSIYVIDGRGQIAGAADKVHLVPFGEYVPFESILDDFGIQNVVEMPGGFSPAATRQLLTLPTGIKFYPLVCYEIIFPDEMTGDLGVANAILNVTNDAWFGATPGPYQHFQQARLRAVETGLPLIRNGNSGISAIVNARGEVIAGLGLNETGFVDATIESFGAQRDPGYPRQTYFWLLEILLFAIALVSRLGFVFKQN